Below is a window of Camelina sativa cultivar DH55 chromosome 11, Cs, whole genome shotgun sequence DNA.
ACTTATCACTGCCCTTGTCTTCTTCACTCAGGTAAATTAAACTTAAATCTTTGTTACTCATTACAATTTCTTATTTCTTAGTACTATATACGTACTCCTAATGTTTCTttaagttttatgttttttacacactatatttttcaatatcAAGTTTAATCTTACTCTACTAACTAATTAAACTTATCAAGATATTTCAGATTTACATCTCGTTCACTTCACATAGTATGcgaatattataaaacaaacttTTACATAGAAGAATTTAACCATGAAGTCAAGGACATGGTAATGACCTGATTCTTAAATTTTGAGCCAAAATGCAAAATATCGATGTGACCATATATGGTAACGAGGTCTATATGGCCCAATGATTTACGTGTGGTGGACCTGTTGAAAAGTATTCTTCAAAGAGACTCATTACACGATGTATCCGGGAGGAACTTGTCAACTGCTGACAACTGATATAACTTCTAAAACGAATTAAATTTCTAGTGATTTATTAACTTTCAGGTCGATGGAAAAGGAAGGAACTTGTCTTGGAAAGCAATTGGTTACAATGGACCCAGCTTAGATGATAGTGATCTTCAAGAAGAActaaatgagaagaagaagaaacctgagGAGATCTTTGGACCACTTTACAATGGCATCGTCGATCTCAAAAGCCCTAGAGAAGTCGTTACAAAGAAGTTAACCGATCGTGGGTTCACAGTTTCAACTCCgaaaaagaatccaaaaggATCATCTCTCTCTAACCGGGTGATGACAATCAGATGTGATGCTGTGGTGGTTGGATCCGGATCCGGTGGAGGAGTGGTAGCCGGAGTATTAGCCAAGGCGGGTTACAAAGTGTTGGTGGTGGAGTCAGGAAATTACTATGCAAGAAGCACACTTTCTTTACTTGAAGGGCAAGCTATGGAGGAGATGTACTTGTCCGGTGGGTTGTTAGCGACGTCTGATATGAACGTAGTGGTTCTCGCAGGGTCCACGGTTGGAGGTGGTTCTACAATCAATTGGTCCGCCTCGATCAAGACACCAGAACATGTGATGAATGAATGGGCAGAAAAGTCCAAACTCAAAATGTTCCGAAGTGATTCATATCGAGAGGCAATGGATGTTGTATGTAAGAGAATGGGTGTTCAATGCGGATTTGTAGAAGAAGGGTTTAATAATGAGATCTTGAGAAAGGGTTGTGAAGAATTAGGGTTACCGGTGAAGAATATTCCGAGGAATGCTCCATCCGATCATTACTGTGGGTTTTGTTGCTTGGGATGCAAGAAAGGTCAAAAGCAGGGGACTTCAGAGACTTGGCTTGTAGATTTAGTTGAATCTGGTAATGGTTTGATCCTTCCTGGTTGTGAAGTGATGGAAGTCTTGTATGACTGTGAacaggggaagaagaagaagaaggcgagTGGAGTTTCGTTTGCGTTTGGAGAAGAGATATACGTGGTGGAGTCTAGATCGACGGTAGTGGCTTGCGGTGCACTTAGAACGCCGCATCTGTTGAAACGCAGCGGTTTGACGAATGCTAACATTGGGAGAAACCTTTCCCTACATCCTGTTGTTATGGCTTGGGGATGGTTTCCAGAGGAAGATAAAtggccggagaagaagaagatgagctacGAGGGAGGAATAATGACCGCAATGTCTAGCCTTGTAAATGCACAAACGCAGAGGTCATATGGCGAAACGGTGATTCAGACACCTGCTCTACATCCAGGAATGTTTTCAGGGATCACTCCTTGGACATCAAGCAATGATTTCAAAACCCGAATGCTCAAATTCTCAAGAACCGCGCACATTTTTGCGCTTTTGAGAGATAAAGGAACCGGAACAGTCAATTCCACGAGCTGCATTGACTACAACTTAAAcgatgaagacgaagagagtCTAAAGACGGGTCTTGAGAGAGTCTTGAACATTCTGGCCGCATCCGGAGCTGTNTATCGAGAGGCAATGGATGTTGTATGTAAGAGAATGGGTGTTCAATGCGGATTTGTAGAAGAAGGGTTTAATAATGAGATCTTGAGAAAGGGTTGTGAAGAATTAGGGTTACCGGTGAAGAATATTCCGAGGAATGCTCCATCCGATCATTACTGTGGGTTTTGTTGCTTGGGATGCAAGAAAGGTCAAAAGCAGGGGACTTCAGAGACTTGGCTTGTAGATTTAGTTGAATCTGGTAATGGTTTGATCCTTCCTGGTTGTGAAGTGATGGAAGTCTTGTATGACTGTGAacaggggaagaagaagaagaaggcgagTGGAGTTTCGTTTGCGTTTGGAGAAGAGATATACGTGGTGGAGTCTAGATCGACGGTAGTGGCTTGCGGTGCACTTAGAACGCCGCATCTGTTGAAACGCAGCGGTTTGACGAATGCTAACATTGGGAGAAACCTTTCCCTACATCCTGTTGTTATGGCTTGGGGATGGTTTCCAGAGGAAGATAAAtggccggagaagaagaagatgagctacGAGGGAGGAATAATGACCGCAATGTCTAGCCTTGTAAATGCACAAACGCAGAGGTCATATGGCGAAACGGTGATTCAGACACCTGCTCTACATCCAGGAATGTTTTCAGGGATCACTCCTTGGACATCAAGCAATGATTTCAAAACCCGAATGCTCAAATTCTCAAGAACCGCGCACATTTTTGCGCTTTTGAGAGACAAAGGAACCGGAACAGTCAATTCCACGAGCTGCATTGACTACAACTTAAAcgatgaagacgaagagagtCTAAAGAAGGGTCTTGAGAGAGTCTTGAAGATTCTGGCCGCATCCGGAGCTGAGGAGATTGGGACACATAATTTAGAAGGTAAGAGTTTGAACCTTAGAACAGCGAGTGCCGTAGAGATTGAACGGTTTGTGAGAGAAGAGAGTTCAAAGCCGTTGAAGGATTTGTCAGGGCAGTTATGTTCAGCTCACCAAATGGGAAGTTGTAGGATGGGAATTAGGCCAGAGGAATCCGCAGTGAGGCCAACAGGAGAGACTTGGGAGGTGGAAGGCTTATTCGTAGCGGACACAAGTGTTTTTCCTACGGCTTTAGGGGTTAACCCGATGGTCACCGTTCAGTCTATTGCTTATTGTATTGGACTTAACGTTGTTGATGTTCTTAAGAGGAAGTAATATATATGGTCTCATCTGTTTTTAATAGAACttagttttatgtttaaaaatgaaattaccTTTTTCCTAACAATTAATTAACTTATGTTAAGAATTTCTTTCACAAGTACCAGTTAGCGataaaatcattttcttttattaaaaatattagtattagtAAACAATAGCAAATTGATcaataagaaaacagagattAGAAAAATGGATATTACTTCCTACACTAGTAAGGCAATAGATGATAtgaaatacaaatcaaacaaaacaaaaaatatatatatataaaaagtttcaACTCTTTAACTAGGGAAGGCTTAATCTATACTCAAGTCATATAGACCATGCCATTATTatgctttttctctttttataaagGTCACACATTGACCTCGCCTTTAGTAAACGCAAATCATATCTGTTTCCTTAGAATGGTTTTggaatatatatcatttaatattagggaaaaatataaaaaaaggagTTCTTTCTAAACATTTGTtcatatacactttttttttaagattgtcaattgtgacgAAATGCCCTTACTAATAGAAATTGTGAAGTTTTTAagagtttaaaccaaaaaacaaacagaaaacccatgttagtatacaactgtgtaaaaaaaaatttgaaaaaaaaatgtattggatgtcaaaaatcagtttgtaaattgctgatttctggtctaaattgtttagaatatactttctatgattttttcaagttctgaaacatttagattatTCATTCTACAATTTGTACATCTTCTACGAAGTTTAGATGAAAAAATTGTTCTAAAAACTTcagaacctgaattttgtatgttctacaaaattaagaatatgttttctacatttttcttcattctacatca
It encodes the following:
- the LOC104723111 gene encoding long-chain-alcohol oxidase FAO4A-like isoform X1, whose product is MENQNKSCLEKDPMSEAKLDVEVGSLRQRNDQTKPFCANSSLTQREMESLVAICDTLIPSIDGSGVGHVDDDSVAEYFSASASQTGTPDRVAKLMSERLDHPKKWILRVALWFLSTWIGSFILCGRRSFTGEFPYFRIFCRLPAKQREDVLLNWSASYFSLLRMFFKSIKLITALVFFTQVDGKGRNLSWKAIGYNGPSLDDSDLQEELNEKKKKPEEIFGPLYNGIVDLKSPREVVTKKLTDRGFTVSTPKKNPKGSSLSNRVMTIRCDAVVVGSGSGGGVVAGVLAKAGYKVLVVESGNYYARSTLSLLEGQAMEEMYLSGGLLATSDMNVVVLAGSTVGGGSTINWSASIKTPEHVMNEWAEKSKLKMFRSDSYREAMDVVCKRMGVQCGFVEEGFNNEILRKGCEELGLPVKNIPRNAPSDHYCGFCCLGCKKGQKQGTSETWLVDLVESGNGLILPGCEVMEVLYDCEQGKKKKKASGVSFAFGEEIYVVESRSTVVACGALRTPHLLKRSGLTNANIGRNLSLHPVVMAWGWFPEEDKWPEKKKMSYEGGIMTAMSSLVNAQTQRSYGETVIQTPALHPGMFSGITPWTSSNDFKTRMLKFSRTAHIFALLRDKGTGTVNSTSCIDYNLNDEDEESLKKGLERVLKILAASGAEEIGTHNLEGKSLNLRTASAVEIERFVREESSKPLKDLSGQLCSAHQMGSCRMGIRPEESAVRPTGETWEVEGLFVADTSVFPTALGVNPMVTVQSIAYCIGLNVVDVLKRK
- the LOC104723111 gene encoding long-chain-alcohol oxidase FAO4A-like isoform X3, translating into MENQNKSCLEKDPMSEAKLDVEVGSLRQRNDQTKPFCANSSLTQREMESLVAICDTLIPSIDGSGVGHVDDDSVAEYFSASASQTGTPDRVAKLMSERLDHPKKWILRVALWFLSTWIGSFILCGRRSFTGEFPYFRIFCRLPAKQREDVLLNWSASYFSLLRMFFKSIKLITALVFFTQVDGKGRNLSWKAIGYNGPSLDDSDLQEELNEKKKKPEEIFGPLYNGIVDLKSPREVVTKKLTDRGFTVSTPKKNPKGSSLSNRVMTIRCDAVVVGSGSGGGVVAGVLAKAGYKVLVVESGNYYARSTLSLLEGQAMEEMYLSGGLLATSDMNVVVLAGSTVGGGSTINWSASIKTPEHVMNEWAEKSKLKMFRSDSYREAMDVVCKRMGVQCGFVEEGFNNEILRKGCEELGLPVKNIPRNAPSDHYCGFCCLGCKKGQKQGTSETWLVDLVESGNGLILPGCEVMEVLYDCEQGKKKKKASGVSFAFGEEIYVVESRSTVVACGALRTPHLLKRSGLTNANIGRNLSLHPVVMAWGWFPEEDKWPEKKKMSYEGGIMTAMSSLVNAQTQRSYGETVIQTPALHPGMFSGITPWTSSNDFKTRMLKFSRTAHIFALLRDKGTGTVNSTSCIDYNLNDEDEESLKKGLERVLKILAASGAEEIGTHNLEGKSLNLRTASAVEIERFVREESSKPLKDLSGQLCSAHQMGSCRMGIRPEESAVRPTGETWEVEGLFVADTSVFPTALGVNPMVTVQSIAYCIGLNVVDVLKRK
- the LOC104723111 gene encoding long-chain-alcohol oxidase FAO4A-like isoform X2, producing the protein MENQNKSCLEKDPMSEAKLDVEVGSLRQRNDQTKPFCANSSLTQREMESLVAICDTLIPSIDGSGVGHVDDDSVAEYFSASASQTGTPDRVAKLMSERLDHPKKWILRVALWFLSTWIGSFILCGRRSFTGEFPYFRIFCRLPAKQREDVLLNWSASYFSLLRMFFKSIKLITALVFFTQVDGKGRNLSWKAIGYNGPSLDDSDLQEELNEKKKKPEEIFGPLYNGIVDLKSPREVVTKKLTDRGFTVSTPKKNPKGSSLSNRVMTIRCDAVVVGSGSGGGVVAGVLAKAGYKVLVVESGNYYARSTLSLLEGQAMEEMYLSGGLLATSDMNVVVLAGSTVGGGSTINWSASIKTPEHVMNEWAEKSKLKMFRSDSYREAMDVVCKRMGVQCGFVEEGFNNEILRKGCEELGLPVKNIPRNAPSDHYCGFCCLGCKKGQKQGTSETWLVDLVESGNGLILPGCEVMEVLYDCEQGKKKKKASGVSFAFGEEIYVVESRSTVVACGALRTPHLLKRSGLTNANIGRNLSLHPVVMAWGWFPEEDKWPEKKKMSYEGGIMTAMSSLVNAQTQRSYGETVIQTPALHPGMFSGITPWTSSNDFKTRMLKFSRTAHIFALLRDKGTGTVNSTSCIDYNLNDEDEESLKTGLERVLNILAASGAVEIGTHNLEGKSLNLRTASAVEIERFVREESSKPLKDLSGQLCSAHQMGSCRMGIRPEESAVRPTGETWEVEGLFVADTSVFPTALGVNPMVTVQSIAYCIGLNVVDVLKRK